A DNA window from Clostridia bacterium contains the following coding sequences:
- a CDS encoding SDR family NAD(P)-dependent oxidoreductase: protein MSEVVFVLGGSSGIGLETVKKFINEKAIVFNGSRTQCPVAGVTNFTVDVSNPKTITDAVEKILSEYGKIDIGIYCAGISIAAPADKTTREDYSYLFEVNMFGAAEFVRAVTPVMKAHNKGKLLFVSSLAGELPVPFEAYYSSSKAALDAYVTELNIELNQYNIYATSIVPGGVRTEFTQKRKIYSDGEQIQNLNNATQTLAAIEQQGLNAQKVAEAIYNQAHKKRPDIICVVGFKNKVQYAISRVLPQKASVGVIKYMYKQDNNGNGNARV from the coding sequence ATGTCTGAAGTTGTTTTTGTTTTGGGCGGTTCTTCTGGTATAGGACTAGAAACTGTTAAAAAATTTATAAACGAAAAAGCCATTGTTTTTAATGGTTCAAGAACACAATGCCCTGTTGCCGGCGTTACCAATTTTACAGTTGATGTTTCCAATCCTAAGACCATTACTGACGCTGTAGAAAAAATATTATCTGAATACGGAAAAATTGATATAGGCATTTATTGCGCCGGTATTTCGATTGCTGCTCCTGCAGACAAAACCACAAGAGAAGACTATAGTTATCTGTTTGAAGTTAATATGTTTGGGGCCGCTGAATTTGTAAGAGCGGTTACTCCTGTAATGAAAGCCCATAATAAAGGAAAACTGCTTTTTGTAAGCTCGTTAGCTGGCGAATTGCCTGTACCCTTTGAAGCATATTACAGCTCATCAAAAGCAGCATTGGATGCTTATGTAACCGAACTTAATATAGAACTAAATCAATATAATATTTACGCCACCTCTATTGTTCCAGGTGGAGTGCGTACAGAATTTACTCAAAAGCGAAAAATTTATTCAGACGGAGAACAGATACAAAATCTTAACAATGCTACACAAACTTTGGCGGCAATCGAACAGCAAGGCTTAAATGCTCAAAAAGTCGCCGAAGCTATATACAATCAAGCTCATAAAAAACGCCCTGACATAATATGCGTAGTTGGATTTAAAAACAAGGTTCAGTATGCTATAAGCAGAGTCCTGCCTCAAAAAGCATCTGTCGGTGTAATAAAGTATATGTATAAGCAAGACAATAACGGCAATGGAAATGCCAGAGTCTAA
- a CDS encoding calcium-translocating P-type ATPase, PMCA-type: MAYYNQEIDEVLNQLKTSASGLTDEEAEARLKQYGPNILSEEKKEGLFIKFIKQLINPMIIVLIVAAVISGLLKEIIDMVVILSVVLLNAIMSTIQEGKAEEAIAKLKSMATPYTAVIRNGVVKMVPSSTLVPGDIMQITAGDVIAADARIIKANSLMAEESALTGESAPVEKNTDTIKSDKVIVGDRKNMLFTTDKITYGTGLAVVTATGMKTEIGNIANILKETKAEETPLQRRMNEISGILTIAILIICLVIFGVNILMAYISSHQMNFATFIEFFTLSVSIAVAAIPEGLPAVVTLVLALGVQKMARKNAIVRKMNAVETLGCVQYICSDKTGTLTQNKMTVKKNYFDGKMQPTLLPSNSTSDLFLKCLMLCNDSVLEGERGDPTELALIKLGAENGLKQDDINNLYPRVFELPFDSERKLMTTVNQMEKGLMVFTKGAVDNMLKICTHIQIGDNILPLTQEHKENILNANKEMASSALRMLGAAYKPIQKIPTEEDKDELEQKLIFLGLTGMQDPPRPEAKESIKICKKAGIKVVMITGDHKDTAVAIAQELNIIQNEKYAITGDELDKLSDEELKDKVNYFRVYARVSPEHKVRIVKALQANGNIVAMTGDGVNDAPALKTANIGVGMGITGSEVSKDVADMILTDDNFASIVTAVEEGRRIYANIKKSTRFLLSCNASEILLLFIASIITLASSITGGPLADMEILHTVQILFINIITDTFPAISLGADNAEDDIMSQSPRRSNESFFDKFMVGNIFIQAAFMTGLTYGAYFIGRAIGHGDAKETAATMAFATLSLLQLFHCLNIHKERKTIFGKNLFGNKMLIISIASLIVFTVLIISIAPVAAVIRSVPLNLTEWLVVFGMSIAIIPVVEVMKVISRAIWKVKIEKVY; encoded by the coding sequence ATGGCGTATTATAACCAAGAAATTGACGAAGTATTAAATCAGCTTAAAACTTCGGCATCAGGTCTAACTGATGAAGAAGCAGAAGCTAGACTAAAGCAATACGGTCCTAATATTTTGTCAGAAGAAAAGAAAGAAGGATTATTTATCAAATTTATCAAGCAGTTAATTAATCCTATGATAATTGTATTGATAGTGGCTGCTGTCATTTCAGGTCTTTTGAAAGAAATCATTGATATGGTAGTTATTTTGAGCGTGGTTTTGCTTAATGCCATAATGAGTACAATTCAAGAAGGCAAGGCAGAAGAAGCTATAGCCAAATTAAAGAGTATGGCTACACCATATACTGCAGTTATTCGTAATGGCGTAGTTAAAATGGTGCCTTCAAGCACGCTTGTGCCTGGCGACATTATGCAGATAACGGCAGGAGATGTTATAGCGGCTGACGCAAGAATTATTAAAGCTAACAGCTTGATGGCAGAAGAATCAGCCCTTACAGGTGAGTCTGCGCCAGTAGAGAAAAATACAGATACTATTAAAAGTGATAAGGTTATTGTAGGCGACAGAAAAAATATGTTGTTTACAACAGACAAAATCACTTATGGAACAGGTTTGGCTGTAGTCACTGCTACGGGAATGAAAACCGAAATTGGTAACATAGCCAATATTTTGAAAGAAACCAAAGCAGAAGAAACTCCGCTTCAAAGACGAATGAATGAAATAAGCGGTATTTTGACGATAGCTATTTTGATAATTTGCTTGGTTATCTTTGGCGTTAATATTCTGATGGCGTACATTAGTTCTCATCAGATGAACTTTGCTACATTTATAGAATTTTTCACTTTGTCAGTAAGTATTGCAGTTGCAGCAATACCAGAAGGTTTGCCGGCGGTAGTAACATTAGTTTTGGCTCTAGGAGTTCAAAAGATGGCAAGAAAAAATGCCATAGTCAGAAAGATGAATGCAGTAGAAACTTTGGGTTGCGTTCAATATATATGTTCGGATAAAACAGGTACATTGACCCAAAACAAAATGACGGTAAAAAAGAATTATTTTGACGGAAAAATGCAGCCCACGCTATTGCCTTCTAACAGCACATCGGATTTGTTTTTGAAATGTCTGATGCTGTGCAATGACTCTGTTTTGGAAGGAGAAAGAGGAGATCCTACTGAGTTAGCATTAATTAAGCTTGGCGCAGAAAACGGTCTAAAGCAAGATGATATCAACAACTTATATCCTAGAGTGTTTGAATTGCCTTTTGATTCTGAAAGAAAGCTTATGACAACCGTCAACCAAATGGAAAAAGGTCTTATGGTGTTTACAAAGGGTGCGGTTGATAATATGCTTAAGATTTGCACTCATATTCAAATAGGCGATAATATTCTACCTTTGACTCAGGAACATAAAGAAAATATTCTTAATGCCAACAAAGAAATGGCAAGTTCAGCTTTGAGAATGCTGGGTGCTGCATATAAACCTATTCAGAAAATTCCTACCGAAGAAGACAAAGACGAATTGGAACAAAAGCTTATTTTCCTAGGGCTTACAGGTATGCAGGATCCGCCCAGACCGGAGGCAAAAGAATCCATAAAAATCTGTAAAAAGGCTGGCATTAAGGTCGTAATGATAACAGGCGATCATAAAGATACCGCCGTTGCCATTGCTCAAGAACTTAATATAATTCAAAATGAAAAATACGCTATTACAGGTGATGAGCTTGACAAATTAAGCGATGAAGAATTGAAAGATAAAGTCAATTACTTTAGAGTTTATGCGCGTGTTTCTCCCGAACATAAGGTAAGAATAGTAAAAGCGCTTCAAGCTAATGGCAATATCGTAGCTATGACAGGTGATGGAGTAAACGACGCTCCAGCTTTGAAAACCGCTAATATCGGTGTAGGTATGGGTATTACGGGTTCAGAGGTCAGCAAAGATGTAGCTGATATGATATTGACTGATGACAACTTTGCCAGCATTGTTACTGCGGTTGAAGAAGGCAGAAGAATATATGCCAATATAAAGAAATCTACCAGATTCTTATTGTCTTGCAATGCAAGTGAAATATTGCTTTTGTTCATTGCTTCTATTATCACACTGGCTTCATCAATAACAGGCGGACCTTTGGCTGATATGGAAATTCTTCATACTGTACAGATTTTGTTTATCAATATAATTACAGATACTTTCCCTGCAATTTCCTTGGGTGCAGATAATGCAGAAGACGATATTATGTCGCAGTCGCCAAGACGATCGAATGAAAGTTTCTTTGACAAGTTTATGGTAGGCAACATTTTTATACAAGCTGCGTTTATGACAGGATTAACTTACGGTGCATATTTTATAGGCAGAGCAATAGGTCATGGCGATGCTAAGGAAACTGCGGCAACAATGGCGTTTGCAACGTTGTCCTTATTACAGTTGTTCCATTGTCTTAACATACATAAAGAAAGAAAGACCATATTTGGAAAAAATCTATTTGGCAACAAAATGCTTATAATTAGTATCGCTTCATTAATTGTCTTTACAGTATTGATAATATCAATTGCTCCAGTCGCAGCAGTAATAAGAAGCGTTCCTTTGAATCTAACTGAATGGCTAGTTGTATTCGGTATGTCGATTGCAATAATACCTGTAGTTGAGGTTATGAAAGTCATCAGCAGAGCTATTTGGAAAGTTAAAATAGAAAAGGTTTATTAA
- a CDS encoding glycosyl transferase produces MKYGYFDDQNKEYVITTPTTPYPWINYLGNKDFFSLISNTAGGYSFYKDARLRRITRYRYNNVPIDDGGNYIYLKDGDTVWSPGWKPVKTQLDSYECRHGLGYTCITSSKNNLTAQALYFVPLNTSAMIQRIRLTNNGSTLKNIKFWTLEEFCLWNAYDDMTNFQRNFSTGEVEVQDNVIYHITEYRERRNHYAYYASISDINGFDTDRDSFLGLYNGFDCPQAVTQGSSNNSLAQGWSPIASHYIEIELKPNESKDFIFILGYAELPEDQKFKDGKVNKAPALELIKKFNNSNKVEKALNELKDFWNELLNKFNLTSDDEKLNRMVNIWNQYQVMVTFNMSRSASYFESGIGRGMGFRDSSQDLLGFVHQIPHFARERIIDLASTQLRDGGAYHQYQPLTKKGNHDLGGNFNDDPLWIILAVCAYIRETADYGILEELVPYENNPDLATPLHEHLKRSFKKVVENLGPHNLPLIGRADWNDCLNLNCFSTNPDESFQTTSNYESNVAESVLIACIAVYVGKDYQRLCQKYGLKEDEAYVKEHLSKLEKAVETYGWDGEWYLRAYDAFSKPVGSNECEEGKIFIETQGFGAMALIGADKDMPKKALDSAWKHLATQYGFVLVQPAYKKYYINLGEISSYPPGYKENAAVFCHNNPWIMMGEAAIGRGDNAFECYKRICPAYLEEISDIHKTEPYVYSQMIAGRDAKNFGQAKNSWLTGTASWNFVAISQGILGIVPDYDGLKIDPCIPSSLKEYKVIRQYQNATYEIIIKNPNGISKGIKHLIVDGKIIEGNIVPSFKDKKTHHITAQLEG; encoded by the coding sequence ATGAAATACGGATATTTTGATGATCAAAACAAAGAATATGTAATTACTACTCCTACTACACCCTATCCTTGGATTAATTATCTAGGAAACAAAGATTTTTTTTCTTTGATATCCAATACAGCAGGCGGTTACAGCTTTTATAAAGACGCACGCCTTCGCCGTATAACCAGATATCGTTATAACAACGTTCCTATTGACGATGGTGGAAATTATATTTATCTAAAAGACGGCGATACTGTATGGTCTCCAGGATGGAAGCCGGTAAAGACCCAATTGGATAGTTATGAATGCCGTCATGGTTTGGGCTATACCTGCATAACCTCTTCCAAAAACAATTTGACCGCACAAGCACTTTATTTTGTTCCGTTAAACACAAGCGCAATGATACAGCGCATAAGGCTTACTAATAACGGCAGCACACTTAAAAACATCAAATTTTGGACTTTGGAAGAGTTTTGTTTGTGGAACGCATATGATGATATGACTAATTTTCAGAGGAACTTCTCAACAGGCGAAGTAGAAGTTCAGGATAATGTTATTTATCATATAACTGAATATCGTGAACGCCGCAATCACTATGCATATTACGCTTCCATAAGTGATATTAATGGATTTGATACTGATAGAGACAGCTTTTTGGGACTTTATAATGGTTTTGATTGTCCTCAAGCTGTTACGCAAGGAAGCTCAAACAATTCTCTTGCTCAAGGCTGGTCCCCTATTGCTTCACATTATATTGAAATTGAATTAAAGCCCAATGAATCAAAAGATTTTATATTCATTTTGGGATATGCAGAACTTCCAGAAGATCAAAAATTTAAAGACGGCAAGGTAAACAAAGCACCCGCCTTGGAATTAATAAAGAAGTTTAATAATTCTAATAAAGTTGAAAAAGCTTTGAACGAATTAAAAGATTTCTGGAACGAGCTGCTTAATAAATTCAACCTTACCAGTGATGATGAAAAACTAAACCGCATGGTTAACATATGGAATCAATATCAGGTAATGGTTACCTTCAATATGTCCAGAAGCGCATCATATTTTGAAAGCGGAATTGGCCGCGGTATGGGCTTTAGAGACAGTTCACAGGATTTGCTTGGTTTTGTTCATCAAATACCGCACTTTGCGCGTGAACGCATAATAGACCTTGCTTCTACCCAGCTTAGAGACGGCGGAGCTTATCATCAATATCAGCCTCTTACCAAAAAAGGAAATCATGACCTTGGTGGAAACTTTAACGATGACCCGCTTTGGATTATTTTGGCGGTATGCGCATATATCAGAGAAACTGCAGATTACGGCATATTAGAAGAACTTGTTCCTTATGAAAACAATCCTGATCTTGCTACACCTTTGCATGAACACCTAAAGCGCTCATTTAAAAAGGTAGTAGAAAATTTAGGCCCTCATAATCTTCCTTTAATAGGTAGAGCGGATTGGAACGATTGTCTTAATCTCAACTGTTTTTCAACCAATCCAGATGAGAGTTTTCAAACAACAAGCAATTACGAAAGCAATGTTGCAGAAAGCGTGCTGATCGCATGCATAGCCGTTTATGTAGGCAAGGATTATCAAAGACTTTGCCAAAAATACGGTCTAAAAGAAGACGAAGCATATGTTAAAGAACATCTGTCAAAATTAGAAAAAGCAGTGGAAACTTACGGCTGGGACGGCGAATGGTACTTGCGTGCTTATGACGCATTCTCAAAACCTGTTGGTTCTAATGAATGCGAAGAAGGCAAGATATTTATCGAGACACAAGGCTTTGGCGCTATGGCGTTAATAGGGGCTGACAAAGATATGCCCAAAAAGGCTTTGGATAGTGCTTGGAAACATCTTGCAACACAATACGGTTTTGTTTTGGTTCAGCCGGCATATAAAAAATATTATATAAATCTTGGTGAAATATCTTCTTATCCGCCTGGATACAAGGAAAATGCAGCGGTGTTCTGCCATAATAACCCTTGGATTATGATGGGCGAAGCTGCAATAGGCCGAGGAGATAATGCATTTGAATGCTATAAGCGCATCTGCCCTGCTTATTTGGAAGAAATAAGTGACATTCACAAAACAGAACCTTATGTTTATTCTCAAATGATTGCAGGTCGTGATGCAAAAAACTTCGGGCAAGCCAAAAACTCATGGCTTACAGGTACAGCGTCTTGGAACTTTGTGGCTATATCACAAGGCATACTTGGAATTGTGCCTGATTATGACGGACTTAAGATTGATCCTTGCATTCCGTCTTCATTAAAAGAATATAAAGTAATAAGACAATATCAAAACGCAACTTATGAAATAATTATAAAAAATCCTAACGGAATTTCTAAAGGTATAAAACATCTTATTGTAGATGGAAAAATTATAGAAGGCAATATAGTGCCTAGCTTTAAAGACAAAAAAACTCATCATATAACAGCACAATTGGAAGGATAA